The following coding sequences lie in one Pectobacterium sp. A5351 genomic window:
- the bcsF gene encoding cellulose biosynthesis protein BcsF: MNLMDIVQLGLLSAVIFFTLGYLAHRMIPNWLQYWKNRLLPPRYLKPASVWMRSPSSTKTVSTKPTSAKTKK, encoded by the coding sequence ATGAACCTGATGGATATCGTTCAACTGGGGTTATTGAGTGCGGTCATTTTCTTTACGCTTGGCTATTTGGCGCACCGTATGATTCCCAATTGGCTTCAGTACTGGAAAAACAGACTGCTGCCGCCGCGCTACCTGAAACCTGCGAGCGTTTGGATGCGCAGCCCTTCTTCAACAAAAACGGTCTCAACCAAGCCGACTTCAGCAAAGACTAAAAAATAA
- the bcsR gene encoding cellulose biosynthesis protein BcsR, which translates to MNNGPTCRNASARADLTENARADDDLRVLSQAFSLPEINYIDIARQARLSQMMARWPLLDELKESAGSD; encoded by the coding sequence ATGAATAACGGACCAACTTGTAGAAATGCCAGCGCACGCGCCGATTTAACCGAGAATGCAAGAGCCGATGACGATCTACGGGTTCTCAGTCAGGCCTTTTCTTTACCTGAAATAAATTATATCGACATCGCCCGTCAGGCGCGACTGAGCCAAATGATGGCTCGCTGGCCGCTGCTGGATGAATTAAAAGAATCGGCCGGGAGCGACTGA
- the bcsZ gene encoding cellulose synthase complex periplasmic endoglucanase BcsZ: MPRVLRYLIPTLLWLWTSLVTAAVCNWPDWEQYKQHYISAEGRVIDTSTPNKITTSEGQSYAMFFALVANDRVMFDRLLQWTENNLSAGDLSAHLPAWLWGESKDKQWTVLDPNSASDADLWIAYSLLEASRLWQETRYQTVGTALLARIAKEEVVHIPGLGVMLLPGKVGFAEEERWRVNPSYLPPQLLARFAPLGETWKAMQRTTQRLLLETAPKGFSPDWVIWQKDKGWQPDTTKPNVGSYDAIRVYLWVGMMADSSRGKTDLVKQFQPMIQQTIQQGLPPEKTDTATGAVIGQGSVGFSASLLPMLSRQPDALAAQRQRLADNPPGDDAYFSASLTLFGQGWDQKRYRFTSQGQLLPSRGSQCTTTP, encoded by the coding sequence ATGCCACGCGTGCTGCGCTACCTGATCCCCACGCTACTATGGCTATGGACTTCCCTGGTCACTGCCGCCGTCTGCAACTGGCCAGACTGGGAGCAGTACAAGCAGCATTACATCAGCGCGGAAGGACGGGTGATTGATACCTCCACACCCAACAAAATCACCACGTCCGAAGGGCAAAGCTACGCCATGTTCTTTGCGCTGGTCGCCAACGATCGCGTGATGTTTGATCGGCTGTTGCAATGGACGGAAAACAACCTGTCCGCAGGTGATTTAAGCGCGCATCTGCCCGCCTGGCTGTGGGGAGAGAGTAAGGATAAACAGTGGACGGTGCTGGATCCGAACTCGGCTTCCGATGCCGACCTGTGGATTGCCTATAGCCTGCTTGAAGCTAGTCGCCTGTGGCAAGAAACACGCTATCAGACAGTCGGTACTGCGCTGCTCGCCCGCATCGCCAAGGAAGAAGTCGTGCATATTCCTGGGCTAGGCGTGATGTTGCTGCCCGGCAAAGTGGGATTCGCAGAAGAAGAGCGCTGGCGCGTAAACCCCAGCTACCTTCCGCCACAACTGCTGGCTCGATTTGCGCCGCTGGGTGAAACGTGGAAAGCCATGCAGCGCACCACACAACGTCTGCTGTTGGAAACTGCGCCGAAAGGATTCTCGCCGGATTGGGTCATCTGGCAAAAAGATAAGGGGTGGCAGCCCGATACCACTAAACCCAACGTCGGCAGCTACGACGCCATCCGCGTCTATCTGTGGGTAGGGATGATGGCCGACAGCAGCAGAGGAAAAACCGATCTGGTCAAACAGTTTCAGCCGATGATTCAGCAGACCATCCAGCAAGGTCTACCGCCCGAAAAAACGGATACCGCGACAGGTGCCGTCATCGGACAGGGATCGGTCGGGTTTTCCGCCTCACTGCTGCCGATGCTCTCCCGTCAACCGGACGCGCTGGCGGCCCAGCGACAACGGCTCGCCGACAATCCACCGGGGGACGATGCGTATTTCTCCGCCTCTCTGACGCTCTTTGGTCAGGGATGGGATCAGAAACGCTATCGCTTCACTTCACAAGGTCAACTTTTACCGTCTCGGGGCAGCCAATGCACAACAACACCGTAA
- the bcsA gene encoding UDP-forming cellulose synthase catalytic subunit translates to MSGILRFFLVPPARQMIQQRYRSYRQQGASAFAAFFTTLFAILGWIVLRLESEGWQQIRAQRTYWFPHISPQRPRPADMLRYLTQGLWLLTIKNGQLPTSRRNVFSTLPRWRQRYMNVQQSLFAHFNHTNADDREDSKPGTARANRVQRLVTVVLSLLCAALGLLCITQPFDLLSQFIFMTLLWSIAMLVRNMPGRMPTLMMIALSFTVSCRYLWWRYTETLNWDDPLSLACGMVLLAAETYAWVVLVLGYFQTIWPLNRPPVSLPEDSKTWPTVDLMIPTYNEPLSVVKPTVYAALGIDWPKDKLNIYILDDGGRDEFKDFAREVGVHYIARVTHEHAKAGNINNALKQATGEFVAIFDCDHVPTRSFLQLTMGWFFKDKKLAMLQTPHHFFSPDPFERNLGRFRRTPNEGTLFYGLVQDGNDMWDATFFCGSCAILRRKPLDEIGGIAVETVTEDAHTSLRLHRRGYSSAYIRIPQAAGLATESLSAHIGQRIRWARGMVQIFRLDNPMFGKGLKLGQRLCYANAMMHFLSGIPRLIFLTAPLAFLLLHAYIIFAPALAIALYVLPHMAHSSLTNSRIQGRYRHSFWSEIYETVLAWYIARPTTVALFNPHKGKFNVTAKGGLVEEQHVDWVITRPYLALVLLNIAGVAYGIWRLIYGPPEEIMTVIISLLWVAYNMTILGGAVAVAVEAKQVRQAHRVEMSMPAALLRADGHLFPCVLRDYSDGGVGVEARESGILQVGDNVSLLLKRGQQEYAFPFSVTRTFDNKIGLRMINLTICQHIDFIQCTFARADTWALWQDSFPQDKPVESLVDVLSLGFRGYLRLADYAPPVIRNIILSFLNIVVWVVSFIPRYVGKRTEPDQPGAALPEKAIHQGKTSFAHETRFTQENLFEKKTVA, encoded by the coding sequence ATGAGCGGGATCCTGCGCTTCTTTCTTGTCCCCCCGGCCAGACAGATGATACAGCAGCGCTACCGCAGCTATCGTCAGCAAGGTGCTTCCGCCTTTGCCGCCTTTTTCACCACACTGTTTGCGATACTTGGCTGGATCGTCCTGCGGCTGGAGTCTGAGGGGTGGCAACAGATTCGCGCGCAGCGAACCTACTGGTTCCCACATATTTCGCCTCAACGCCCGCGTCCGGCTGATATGCTTCGCTACCTGACGCAGGGGCTTTGGCTGCTGACCATCAAAAACGGCCAGTTGCCGACATCACGCCGCAATGTCTTCTCCACGCTACCGCGCTGGCGGCAGCGCTACATGAACGTACAACAATCGCTGTTCGCCCACTTTAACCACACCAATGCTGACGATCGCGAAGACAGTAAGCCAGGAACTGCCAGAGCGAATCGCGTCCAACGGCTAGTCACGGTCGTGCTGAGCCTGTTGTGTGCGGCGCTGGGGCTACTGTGCATCACGCAGCCGTTTGATTTGTTATCGCAGTTTATCTTCATGACGCTGCTGTGGAGCATCGCCATGCTCGTGCGTAACATGCCGGGACGCATGCCGACGCTCATGATGATCGCCCTTTCTTTCACCGTCTCCTGCCGTTACTTATGGTGGCGCTACACCGAAACACTGAACTGGGACGACCCCCTCAGCCTGGCGTGTGGTATGGTACTGCTGGCGGCGGAAACCTATGCCTGGGTCGTATTGGTTCTGGGCTATTTTCAGACGATCTGGCCGCTGAACCGCCCCCCTGTTTCACTGCCGGAAGACAGCAAAACGTGGCCGACCGTCGATCTGATGATCCCTACCTACAATGAGCCGCTAAGCGTTGTGAAACCGACGGTGTATGCCGCGCTGGGCATCGATTGGCCGAAAGATAAGCTCAATATCTATATTCTGGATGATGGGGGGAGAGACGAATTTAAAGACTTCGCCAGAGAAGTCGGCGTCCATTACATCGCTCGCGTCACACACGAACATGCCAAAGCCGGGAACATCAACAATGCGCTGAAACAGGCAACAGGCGAATTCGTCGCCATTTTCGACTGCGACCACGTCCCGACCCGCTCTTTCCTGCAATTAACCATGGGTTGGTTTTTCAAAGACAAAAAGCTGGCGATGCTGCAAACGCCGCACCATTTCTTCTCACCCGACCCGTTCGAACGCAATTTGGGCCGCTTCCGGCGTACGCCCAATGAAGGCACGCTGTTCTACGGTCTGGTACAGGACGGTAACGACATGTGGGATGCCACATTCTTCTGCGGCTCCTGCGCCATTCTGCGGCGTAAACCGCTGGATGAGATTGGCGGTATTGCAGTCGAAACGGTCACGGAGGATGCACATACCTCACTGCGCCTGCATCGTCGTGGATACAGCTCAGCATACATCCGCATTCCGCAAGCTGCGGGGCTGGCAACCGAGAGCCTCTCCGCTCACATCGGCCAACGCATTCGCTGGGCGCGCGGTATGGTACAAATCTTCCGGTTGGATAACCCGATGTTTGGCAAAGGGTTGAAACTGGGGCAACGGCTGTGCTATGCCAACGCCATGATGCACTTTCTGTCCGGTATTCCCCGGCTGATCTTTCTGACAGCACCGCTGGCATTTCTGCTGCTGCACGCTTATATCATTTTCGCCCCGGCGTTGGCCATCGCGCTCTACGTGCTGCCGCACATGGCGCACTCCAGCCTGACCAACTCACGCATTCAGGGTCGCTACCGCCACTCGTTCTGGAGTGAGATCTATGAAACTGTGCTGGCGTGGTACATCGCCCGCCCGACTACCGTTGCGCTGTTTAACCCGCACAAAGGGAAATTCAACGTAACGGCCAAAGGCGGGCTGGTTGAAGAACAGCACGTTGACTGGGTGATCACGCGGCCTTATCTGGCACTGGTGCTGCTGAATATCGCTGGCGTGGCATATGGCATCTGGCGTCTGATTTACGGGCCGCCCGAAGAGATCATGACGGTGATCATCAGCCTGCTCTGGGTCGCGTACAACATGACCATTTTAGGGGGAGCTGTCGCAGTTGCAGTGGAGGCTAAACAGGTTCGTCAGGCGCATCGTGTAGAGATGTCGATGCCCGCCGCGCTGTTGCGCGCTGATGGCCATCTTTTCCCCTGCGTCCTGCGCGACTATTCCGATGGAGGTGTCGGTGTTGAAGCCCGTGAATCAGGCATTCTTCAGGTGGGGGATAACGTCTCGCTGTTGCTCAAACGTGGCCAGCAGGAGTACGCCTTCCCTTTCAGCGTCACCCGCACGTTCGACAACAAGATTGGCCTGCGCATGATTAACCTGACCATCTGCCAGCATATTGATTTCATTCAGTGTACCTTTGCCCGCGCCGATACCTGGGCACTCTGGCAAGACAGCTTTCCGCAGGATAAACCGGTCGAAAGTCTGGTTGATGTACTGTCCCTCGGCTTTCGCGGCTACCTGCGTCTGGCGGATTACGCGCCGCCCGTTATACGCAACATTATTCTGTCCTTCCTCAACATCGTGGTCTGGGTTGTGTCATTCATCCCACGCTATGTAGGAAAACGCACCGAACCAGACCAACCGGGCGCTGCGCTGCCAGAAAAAGCCATTCATCAGGGCAAGACGTCGTTTGCCCATGAAACGCGATTTACACAAGAGAACCTGTTTGAAAAAAAGACAGTGGCTTGA
- the bcsG gene encoding cellulose biosynthesis protein BcsG: protein MDEKTRTQQNDTQKQQDIWRYWRGLGAWNLYFLLKFALLWFGYLNFHPLLNLVFLAFLLFPIPNVTLHRWRHIFAIPLGIGLFYHDTWLPGINSILSQGTQVAGFSAAYLLELLNRFINWQMVGAAVVISVAYLFFAQWIRITVFTVAVLAWLNIVNLAGPAVSLMPATSTTAAPSAAASPTGGDAALPEATLPPTNANLTAYLNQFYSREKARTTAFPTTLPQDAQPFDLLIINICSLSWSDLEVAQLENHPLWKKFDILFRQFNSATAYSGPASIRLLRASCGQQSHTDLYQPVNQQCYLFSNLVKLGFEEQLMLDHSGVFGNYLREVREEGDIQIPMLSQEGISHQITSFDGEPIYNDLELLNRWLNQRDNATTARNATFFNLIPLHDGNRFVSTNQSADYALRAKMLFDQLDAFFDELQKSGRKVMVIVVPEHGAALAGDKMQMSGLRDIPSPSITHIPVGVKLFGQQAPHQGDALEITSPSSYLAISELVARMVDGKVFTAPSVDWQTLTSALPQTEAVSENENAIVMQYQGKPYIRLNGGDWVPYPQ from the coding sequence ATGGACGAAAAAACACGTACTCAACAAAATGATACGCAAAAACAGCAGGACATATGGCGTTACTGGCGTGGGCTCGGTGCCTGGAATTTGTATTTTTTGCTGAAATTTGCCCTGCTATGGTTTGGCTACCTGAATTTTCATCCTCTGCTTAATCTGGTTTTTCTGGCGTTTCTGCTGTTCCCGATCCCCAACGTCACGCTGCACCGCTGGCGGCATATTTTTGCTATCCCGCTCGGTATCGGGTTGTTTTACCACGATACCTGGTTGCCGGGCATCAACAGCATTCTCAGTCAGGGAACACAGGTTGCTGGCTTTAGCGCGGCCTACTTGCTGGAGCTGTTAAACCGCTTCATTAACTGGCAGATGGTCGGCGCGGCGGTGGTCATTAGCGTGGCTTACCTGTTTTTCGCGCAGTGGATTCGTATTACGGTGTTTACCGTGGCGGTGCTGGCGTGGCTAAACATCGTCAATCTGGCGGGGCCTGCGGTGTCGTTGATGCCCGCAACATCGACGACGGCCGCCCCCTCGGCGGCAGCGTCTCCAACGGGAGGAGATGCCGCGTTGCCCGAAGCGACATTACCGCCAACGAACGCGAATTTGACGGCTTACCTGAATCAGTTTTATTCGCGAGAAAAGGCGCGAACCACGGCGTTCCCTACCACGCTACCACAGGATGCCCAGCCTTTTGACCTGCTGATTATCAATATCTGTTCGCTGTCGTGGTCGGATCTGGAAGTGGCGCAGTTAGAAAACCATCCGCTGTGGAAGAAATTCGACATCCTGTTCCGTCAGTTTAATTCCGCCACGGCTTATAGTGGGCCTGCATCTATTCGCCTGCTGCGCGCAAGCTGTGGTCAACAGTCCCACACCGATTTGTACCAGCCAGTGAACCAGCAGTGCTACCTGTTCAGCAATTTGGTGAAGCTGGGTTTTGAAGAACAACTGATGCTCGATCACTCCGGCGTCTTTGGCAATTACCTGCGTGAGGTACGTGAAGAGGGCGACATTCAGATCCCAATGCTGTCGCAGGAGGGCATCAGCCATCAGATTACCTCGTTCGATGGCGAGCCGATTTATAACGATCTGGAGCTGTTAAATCGCTGGCTGAACCAGCGGGATAACGCGACGACGGCGCGTAACGCGACCTTCTTTAACCTGATTCCGCTGCATGATGGCAATCGCTTTGTCAGCACCAATCAGTCAGCGGACTATGCGCTACGCGCGAAGATGCTGTTTGACCAGTTGGATGCGTTTTTTGACGAGCTGCAAAAATCCGGTCGCAAGGTGATGGTGATTGTGGTACCGGAACACGGTGCGGCGCTGGCCGGGGATAAGATGCAAATGTCCGGGCTACGCGATATTCCCAGTCCGAGTATCACGCATATTCCCGTCGGTGTGAAACTGTTTGGTCAACAGGCACCGCATCAGGGCGACGCGCTGGAGATTACATCGCCGAGCAGCTATCTGGCGATTTCGGAACTGGTGGCGAGAATGGTGGACGGCAAAGTGTTCACCGCCCCTTCCGTGGACTGGCAAACGCTGACGAGCGCGCTGCCACAAACGGAAGCGGTCTCGGAAAATGAGAACGCTATCGTGATGCAATATCAGGGAAAACCTTATATTCGTCTGAATGGCGGAGACTGGGTGCCGTACCCGCAATAG
- the bcsE gene encoding cellulose biosynthesis protein BcsE — translation MKQNFSLGIFDLSDELATLQQAGFYWVNIDRRVDAALFCQQVIHGQNNDARVTLIGCGERSDSLLTELFSNEINDTKTKQLSCYVLPENKAALLNLTNELMRALRPKNRLLVLYALASLWRDISPERLQRWVNDTAAWLHQRQCTLVVIGHSSGVTRLRNMLISQHRGLYGLASLQWQQDRAQYMVSWWATERGVRANKVQMLQSGNDGWHMLKEEEPVLTPSRDDDGLFLMEKSVMEGAPALSENWQLLDDNAMLVQTGMLTHSATLVFALNQTSQVEMLVKQVHSLRRQRGELLKIVVREMKPCLRASDERLLLACGANSIVSHSEPLSRFLTKIESVQGQRFTRHVPVDVEVLLTTMRPLQIKGYQPPETFRQSVQMLIDSTIMPEGSKGVLVALRPVPGVRAAQLLTLCSLRRFGDVVTIVQGRLFLFLSNCRLNELDIALKSIFRLPVDEVFSNRIVWSQDLQILAEIKSWTQDGTRGQEQQINDYVQLQPTESAPHGQTPRREPITIDLLNPDLREPDVLACAPGEPS, via the coding sequence ATGAAGCAGAACTTTTCATTAGGTATTTTTGACCTTTCGGATGAGCTGGCCACGCTCCAGCAGGCTGGCTTTTATTGGGTAAATATTGATAGAAGGGTTGATGCCGCATTATTTTGCCAGCAAGTCATACATGGCCAGAATAATGACGCGAGAGTGACGTTAATAGGCTGTGGGGAGCGATCCGATTCGCTGCTGACAGAGCTATTTTCCAATGAGATAAATGATACCAAAACAAAACAGTTATCTTGCTATGTTTTGCCGGAAAATAAAGCCGCGTTGCTGAATTTAACCAATGAGTTAATGCGCGCATTACGCCCTAAAAATCGCCTTCTGGTGCTTTATGCACTGGCTAGCCTGTGGCGGGATATTTCGCCGGAAAGGCTTCAACGCTGGGTGAATGACACGGCGGCATGGCTACATCAGCGCCAGTGTACACTGGTGGTTATCGGCCATAGCAGCGGCGTCACCCGCCTGAGGAATATGCTGATTTCCCAACATCGCGGGCTCTACGGTTTAGCCAGCCTGCAATGGCAACAGGATCGCGCCCAGTATATGGTGTCATGGTGGGCAACGGAAAGAGGCGTACGGGCGAATAAGGTACAAATGCTGCAATCTGGCAATGACGGATGGCACATGCTGAAGGAAGAGGAGCCCGTTCTCACGCCGTCTCGGGATGACGATGGGCTGTTCCTGATGGAAAAGAGCGTGATGGAAGGCGCGCCTGCGCTGTCAGAAAACTGGCAACTGTTGGACGACAACGCCATGTTGGTACAAACCGGCATGCTGACCCATTCGGCGACCCTCGTTTTTGCGCTCAATCAAACCAGCCAGGTGGAGATGCTCGTCAAACAGGTTCATAGCTTGCGTCGCCAACGCGGTGAATTGCTGAAGATTGTGGTGCGTGAAATGAAGCCTTGCCTGCGTGCCAGTGACGAACGTCTGCTATTGGCATGTGGCGCAAATAGTATCGTTTCACATTCCGAACCGCTATCCCGTTTTCTGACGAAGATTGAAAGCGTACAGGGGCAGCGCTTTACCAGGCATGTGCCTGTCGATGTCGAGGTCTTGCTAACCACCATGCGGCCGCTACAGATTAAAGGCTATCAGCCTCCTGAGACCTTTCGGCAGTCTGTGCAGATGTTGATTGATAGCACGATCATGCCCGAAGGCAGCAAAGGCGTTCTGGTCGCATTGCGCCCTGTCCCAGGCGTGCGGGCCGCGCAGCTATTGACGCTGTGCTCGCTGCGGCGCTTTGGTGATGTCGTCACGATCGTGCAGGGGCGCCTGTTTTTGTTCCTGTCCAATTGCCGTTTGAATGAGTTGGATATCGCGTTGAAATCCATCTTCCGTCTGCCGGTGGATGAAGTGTTCAGTAATCGAATTGTCTGGTCGCAAGATTTACAGATTCTGGCGGAAATCAAATCTTGGACGCAGGACGGTACGCGGGGTCAGGAACAGCAGATTAACGATTATGTTCAATTGCAGCCGACTGAATCTGCGCCACACGGCCAGACGCCTCGGCGTGAGCCTATTACGATTGATTTACTCAACCCTGATTTACGAGAACCTGACGTACTGGCTTGCGCACCGGGAGAACCCTCATGA
- the bcsQ gene encoding cellulose biosynthesis protein BcsQ, protein MPVIALQGIRGGVGTTSIAAALGWAFQRLGESALVIDFSPDNLLRIHFNMPFEQRRGWARAEADGAPWQTGAMQYLPGLDFLPFGRLNTQEVATLQQHYQQHPAIWQKNLAQISTAGRHRWILIDVPADNSPLTRQALATANTVFQVTVADANCHSRLHQQVLPRQCHFLVNQFSTLSTLQQDLHQLWLHTLSHLLPLVVHRDEALAESLMLKQPLGECRPDSVAAEEIMTLANWCLIHVKESGV, encoded by the coding sequence ATGCCCGTGATTGCATTGCAGGGGATCCGCGGCGGTGTGGGCACCACCTCGATAGCGGCCGCACTGGGCTGGGCCTTCCAGCGGCTAGGCGAATCCGCGCTGGTGATTGATTTCTCGCCGGACAATTTGCTGCGCATTCACTTTAATATGCCGTTTGAGCAGCGCCGCGGCTGGGCGCGGGCGGAAGCCGACGGCGCGCCGTGGCAAACCGGCGCGATGCAATATCTGCCCGGACTGGATTTTCTGCCGTTTGGTCGCCTGAACACGCAGGAAGTCGCCACGCTCCAACAGCATTACCAGCAGCACCCCGCGATCTGGCAAAAAAATCTGGCACAAATCAGCACGGCAGGCCGCCACCGCTGGATACTGATCGATGTGCCAGCAGACAATAGCCCGCTCACACGGCAGGCGTTAGCCACCGCGAATACCGTGTTTCAGGTGACGGTGGCAGATGCCAACTGCCATTCACGCTTACATCAGCAGGTATTACCGCGTCAGTGTCATTTTCTGGTGAATCAATTTTCCACGCTCAGCACACTCCAGCAGGATTTACACCAGCTTTGGCTGCACACGCTTTCACACCTGTTGCCACTGGTGGTACACCGCGACGAAGCTCTGGCAGAATCACTGATGCTAAAACAGCCTTTGGGTGAATGCCGCCCAGACAGCGTAGCAGCGGAAGAGATCATGACGCTGGCAAACTGGTGCCTGATTCACGTTAAGGAAAGCGGCGTATGA
- the bcsB gene encoding cellulose biosynthesis cyclic di-GMP-binding regulatory protein BcsB, whose protein sequence is MTKKIIWFTALALGVSSLSQAVTAPYAPTPATGDATQPLATAMPASPPAQPSTPAAVRNVMLPFAQIAPAPGAFALRGVDPNGQIEFGVRSDEVVTQASLDLEFTPSPALIPTESHIKVYLNNELMGVTPLGKEQMGKSNRVRIPIDPRYITDFNRLQLVFVGHYQNICENPASTSLWLDVSKASTLNLQFQKLTLKDDLSPFPAPFFDSRDTRPLTLPIVFAGQPDLVQQRAAAMLASWFGSKAQWRGQSFPALFNQLPDRHGIVFATNDKRPDFLRDTPAVNGPTVSIISHPSDPHIKLLLIQGRDDNELLTAVQGIAQGNTLFRGQSVTIDKVEQLAPRQPYDAPNWVRTDRPMTFAELQQYNEQLQTDGIVPRPISLTMNLPPDLFLIRSQGIDMRLKYRYTAPQIQDGSRLSINLNNQFVQAFSLAPEHEQNALLMRLQLTQGLWDSDKSLSIPALKLGTTNQLRFDFNYTTLLSSGTADRCETYTPVVNHAIIDSNSTINFSGYRHFMAMPDLRAFANAGYPFSRLADLSQTLVLVNKQPQPAQVSAMLNAIGNIGAQTGYPALAVQLSDDWTQIDKQDSDILMIGAIPPALHDDSKINLLVEQTQSWIKQPTRQSAVPDTGSPESDAKPDSKTTVSSNGAMSAIIGFQSPYHDQRSVVALLADSPRGYTLLNNALIDSEKRASLFGSVSIIRESGINNLRVGDMYYIGHLPWWERIWHALAQHPVWLAIISTLTVIIVAWLLWRGLKFFSRRRLSPDERG, encoded by the coding sequence ATGACGAAAAAAATAATCTGGTTCACCGCATTGGCTTTAGGCGTCAGCTCATTATCTCAGGCTGTCACCGCGCCGTATGCACCAACACCGGCCACGGGGGACGCAACCCAGCCGCTTGCGACGGCGATGCCGGCGAGTCCTCCGGCGCAGCCGTCAACCCCTGCCGCCGTGCGCAACGTGATGCTGCCTTTTGCGCAGATTGCACCAGCCCCAGGTGCCTTTGCATTACGCGGCGTCGACCCCAACGGGCAAATTGAGTTCGGCGTTCGCAGCGACGAGGTGGTCACACAGGCTTCTCTCGATCTCGAATTTACCCCGTCACCGGCGCTAATCCCCACCGAGTCGCATATCAAAGTTTATCTGAACAATGAGCTAATGGGCGTTACGCCACTTGGCAAAGAGCAGATGGGGAAATCCAACCGCGTCCGTATTCCTATCGATCCGCGCTACATCACGGACTTTAACCGCCTGCAACTGGTGTTCGTCGGTCATTATCAGAACATCTGTGAAAATCCGGCCAGTACCAGCCTGTGGCTGGATGTCAGTAAAGCCAGCACGCTCAACCTGCAATTCCAGAAGCTGACGCTGAAAGACGATCTGTCGCCGTTCCCTGCACCGTTTTTTGACAGTCGTGATACCCGCCCACTGACGCTGCCCATCGTCTTTGCTGGCCAGCCGGATCTCGTGCAACAACGTGCCGCCGCGATGCTCGCTTCCTGGTTTGGCAGCAAAGCACAATGGCGCGGACAGTCCTTCCCTGCACTCTTCAATCAGTTGCCGGATCGCCACGGCATTGTGTTTGCCACAAACGATAAGCGACCAGATTTCCTGCGCGATACGCCTGCCGTGAACGGGCCAACGGTCTCTATCATCAGCCACCCCAGCGATCCGCACATCAAGCTGTTGCTGATTCAGGGACGTGATGACAATGAGCTGCTCACCGCCGTACAAGGTATCGCTCAGGGGAACACGCTGTTCCGTGGGCAAAGCGTTACTATCGATAAGGTGGAACAGCTTGCGCCACGCCAGCCGTATGATGCGCCAAACTGGGTTCGCACCGACCGCCCGATGACCTTCGCCGAGCTTCAGCAATATAACGAACAACTGCAAACTGATGGCATCGTGCCCCGACCGATTTCACTGACCATGAACCTGCCGCCCGACCTGTTCCTGATCCGCAGTCAGGGCATCGATATGCGCCTGAAATACCGCTACACCGCGCCACAGATTCAGGATGGTTCGCGTCTAAGCATCAACCTGAACAACCAGTTTGTGCAGGCCTTCTCGCTGGCACCGGAGCACGAACAGAATGCCCTATTAATGCGCCTGCAGCTAACACAGGGGCTATGGGATTCCGACAAGAGCCTATCCATTCCGGCATTGAAACTGGGCACCACCAACCAGTTACGCTTTGACTTCAACTACACCACGCTGCTCTCCAGCGGCACCGCCGACCGCTGTGAAACTTATACGCCAGTCGTGAATCACGCCATTATCGACAGCAACTCGACGATTAATTTCTCTGGCTACCGCCACTTTATGGCGATGCCCGATCTTCGCGCCTTTGCCAATGCTGGCTATCCGTTCAGCCGATTGGCTGACCTGTCACAAACGCTGGTACTGGTGAACAAGCAGCCACAGCCGGCTCAGGTCAGCGCCATGCTGAACGCCATTGGTAACATTGGGGCGCAAACCGGCTACCCGGCATTGGCGGTACAGCTCAGCGATGACTGGACGCAAATCGACAAGCAGGACAGCGATATTCTGATGATCGGCGCTATCCCGCCAGCGCTGCACGATGACAGCAAAATCAACCTGCTGGTCGAGCAAACGCAAAGCTGGATCAAGCAACCGACGCGCCAGAGCGCTGTCCCGGATACGGGGTCGCCCGAATCTGATGCGAAGCCAGACAGCAAAACCACCGTCAGCAGTAACGGGGCGATGTCGGCCATTATCGGCTTCCAGTCTCCGTATCACGATCAGCGTAGCGTTGTCGCGCTGCTGGCCGATAGCCCACGGGGCTATACGCTACTCAATAACGCGCTGATCGACAGCGAAAAAAGAGCGTCGCTGTTCGGCTCCGTTTCCATCATCCGCGAATCGGGCATCAATAATCTCCGCGTCGGGGACATGTATTACATTGGCCACCTGCCGTGGTGGGAACGCATCTGGCACGCTCTGGCGCAGCATCCCGTCTGGCTGGCCATCATATCGACCCTTACCGTCATTATTGTTGCCTGGCTGTTGTGGCGTGGCCTGAAATTCTTCAGTCGCCGTCGCTTATCGCCGGATGAAAGGGGCTAA